One Mycolicibacterium fortuitum subsp. fortuitum genomic window carries:
- a CDS encoding alpha/beta fold hydrolase, with product MSTIEINAGTIHYEEFGPTDGRPVVFVHGYMMGGQLWRQVSSRLAARGLRCIVPTWPLGAHPEPLRPGADRTIHGVAGIVADTLTALDLDDVVLVGNDTGGVVTQLVAVHHPERVGALVLTSCDAFEHFPPPILKPVILGARNKALFRVGAQAMRIPVVRRRSFDGLAHSNIDAFTREWVRTTLSNPGIVEDLRQFSLSLRTEVTTGVAARLPEFDRPTLVAWSADDLFFEISDGKRLADIIPNARFEIIEGARTYSMVDRPDRLADLLSTIAVRT from the coding sequence ATGTCGACCATTGAGATTAACGCCGGAACCATCCACTACGAGGAATTCGGGCCAACCGACGGCAGGCCGGTCGTCTTCGTCCACGGCTACATGATGGGCGGTCAATTGTGGCGGCAGGTGAGCTCCCGCCTGGCCGCGCGCGGGCTGCGGTGCATCGTTCCGACCTGGCCTCTGGGCGCCCACCCCGAGCCGCTGCGCCCCGGTGCCGACCGCACCATCCACGGAGTGGCCGGCATCGTCGCCGACACCCTGACCGCGCTGGATTTGGACGACGTCGTGCTGGTCGGCAACGACACCGGCGGTGTGGTGACGCAACTGGTCGCCGTGCACCACCCGGAGCGCGTCGGTGCCCTCGTGCTGACGAGTTGCGATGCGTTCGAACACTTTCCGCCGCCTATCCTCAAGCCGGTGATCCTGGGCGCGCGAAACAAGGCGCTGTTCCGCGTGGGCGCCCAGGCGATGCGGATCCCCGTGGTGCGCCGGCGGTCGTTCGACGGGTTGGCACACTCGAACATCGACGCGTTCACCCGCGAATGGGTACGGACCACGCTGTCGAATCCGGGGATTGTCGAGGATCTCCGGCAGTTCTCCCTGTCGCTGCGCACCGAGGTCACCACCGGCGTGGCCGCCCGACTGCCGGAATTCGACAGGCCGACACTCGTCGCATGGTCGGCCGACGACCTGTTCTTCGAGATCAGCGACGGCAAGCGGTTGGCCGACATCATCCCGAATGCGCGGTTCGAAATCATCGAAGGCGCCCGCACCTACTCTATGGTCGACCGGCCGGACCGGCTGGCCGATCTGCTGTCGACCATCGCCGTGCGCACCTGA
- a CDS encoding sensor histidine kinase, translated as MTRWWRVLSGRAWPRSLAGQAIALQVVVVAVVVLAGTALALLDARRDGEDAARQQVIGVATALADSPSTAAAIESGTATRVLQPVTEAVRTSTGIAFITIMAPDGTRFTHTDPSQIGGHYLGTVAPALRGETFTEVYTGTLGPSVRAIAPVRGHDGHIVGLVSAGITQQTLGQRWRAQVPAIAAVTAVALGVSLIGGWAIRRRLLRQTRGLRPDELRIMYDHHDAILHSVSEGLVVVDQDGVVLVNDEARRLLALGPGPVRVQDLPAFLRTAAPGARDELHVTADRVLVVNRARVAGSGSEVVTIRDRTELQGALGELSSLQVLTDSLRAQAHESANKLHTVVTMVEMGRPEEAVQFATSELELSQRLVDRLSQAVGEPALVALLLGKSAQADERGIALTVTEDTQLSPDAVLSGQEMVTVLGNLIDNAMDACDREDPWVEVTVTQDDRELVIRVADSGAGMDPDTFENAMQRGYSTKSDSSGHGLGLALVAQTVRRHGGTLHTDVTYGSVVTATVPCR; from the coding sequence GTGACGCGTTGGTGGCGAGTGCTGTCGGGACGGGCGTGGCCGCGATCGCTGGCCGGGCAGGCCATCGCATTGCAGGTCGTGGTGGTCGCGGTGGTGGTGCTTGCCGGTACGGCGCTGGCACTCCTCGACGCCCGCCGCGACGGTGAAGATGCGGCCCGTCAGCAGGTGATCGGTGTCGCAACGGCACTGGCCGATTCCCCATCGACTGCCGCGGCCATCGAATCCGGCACGGCGACAAGAGTTTTGCAGCCGGTGACCGAGGCAGTGCGGACGAGCACCGGAATCGCGTTCATCACGATCATGGCGCCCGACGGCACCCGGTTCACCCATACCGATCCCAGCCAGATCGGCGGGCATTATCTGGGTACGGTGGCGCCTGCTCTGCGCGGTGAGACGTTCACTGAGGTCTACACCGGGACGCTGGGGCCGTCAGTACGCGCGATCGCTCCGGTCCGCGGTCACGACGGGCACATCGTCGGGCTGGTATCGGCGGGGATCACCCAGCAGACCCTGGGGCAGCGTTGGCGCGCGCAGGTACCGGCGATCGCTGCGGTAACCGCTGTGGCACTGGGTGTTTCACTGATCGGCGGGTGGGCGATCCGGCGCAGGCTGTTGCGTCAGACGCGGGGCCTGCGACCCGACGAGCTGCGGATCATGTACGACCATCACGACGCGATCCTGCATTCGGTGTCCGAGGGACTCGTCGTTGTCGACCAGGACGGTGTGGTGTTGGTCAATGACGAGGCCCGCCGATTGCTGGCCCTTGGGCCCGGTCCGGTGCGGGTGCAGGATCTGCCTGCATTCTTGCGCACCGCCGCCCCCGGGGCACGCGACGAACTGCACGTCACCGCGGACCGCGTGCTGGTGGTCAACCGGGCCCGTGTTGCCGGCTCCGGATCCGAAGTCGTCACCATCCGTGACCGCACAGAACTGCAAGGCGCCCTGGGCGAGCTGAGTTCCCTGCAGGTTCTGACCGATTCGTTGCGGGCTCAGGCACACGAGTCCGCGAACAAGTTGCACACCGTCGTCACGATGGTGGAGATGGGCCGGCCCGAGGAAGCGGTGCAATTCGCCACCAGTGAGTTGGAGTTGTCGCAACGACTGGTGGATCGGTTGTCGCAGGCCGTGGGTGAGCCAGCCCTGGTGGCGCTGCTTCTGGGCAAGTCAGCGCAGGCGGACGAACGCGGGATCGCCCTGACGGTCACCGAGGACACCCAGTTGTCACCCGACGCCGTGCTCTCGGGACAAGAGATGGTGACGGTGCTGGGCAATCTGATCGACAATGCGATGGATGCGTGTGACCGAGAGGATCCGTGGGTCGAGGTCACCGTGACCCAGGACGATCGTGAGTTGGTGATCAGGGTGGCCGACAGTGGCGCCGGGATGGACCCGGATACCTTCGAGAACGCCATGCAGCGTGGATATTCGACAAAATCCGACTCGTCCGGGCACGGCCTCGGTCTGGCCCTGGTCGCGCAGACCGTCAGACGGCACGGCGGGACGCTGCACACCGACGTCACGTACGGTTCGGTCGTCACGGCAACGGTGCCATGCAGGTGA
- a CDS encoding long-chain fatty acid--CoA ligase, translated as MNSTMQNWPLTITAILRHACGVNGDRTVTTACGEGRYRTISYRELGAQAAQLAHALRGLGVDGDQRVGTFMWNNTEHLAAYLAVPAMGAVLHTLNIRLSAEQIAYIANEAADSVVIADGSVVPLLAPVLPLLETVHTVVVVGDGDVEALKGVTVVRWDELLAAQPTEFDWPEIDENSAAAMCYTSGTTGNPKGVVYSHRSSYLHALNTCTANALDVSCGDTVLPIVPMFHANAWGLPYAALMAGANVVMPDRFMDGASLINLIETQRPTLAGAVPTIWNDVMHCLEKNPGHDISSLRLVACGGSAVPLSLMKTFEETYGVHIQQAWGMTETSPLATVAKPLPGVSEERQWEMRVSQGRPMCGVEVRVVDDGGVPLPTDGEAVGELEVRGPWITGSYYLGRDAEKFDSGWLRTGDVGVIDPQGYVTLTDRAKDVIKSGGEWISSVELENHLIAHPAVLEAAVVGVPDERWQERPLAVVVLNEGASAEPAELREFLADKVVRWWLPERWTFIEQVPRTSVGKYDKKTIRARHADGAYEVIEI; from the coding sequence GTGAACAGCACGATGCAGAACTGGCCGTTGACGATCACCGCGATCCTGCGGCACGCCTGCGGGGTCAACGGCGACCGTACGGTGACCACCGCGTGCGGCGAGGGTCGGTACCGCACGATCAGCTATCGGGAGCTGGGCGCGCAGGCAGCCCAACTGGCCCATGCCCTGCGTGGGCTCGGGGTGGACGGCGACCAGCGCGTCGGCACGTTCATGTGGAACAACACCGAGCACCTTGCCGCCTACCTCGCCGTCCCCGCGATGGGCGCCGTGCTGCACACGCTGAACATCCGGTTGTCGGCCGAACAGATCGCCTACATCGCCAACGAGGCCGCCGACAGTGTGGTGATCGCCGACGGGTCCGTGGTGCCGCTGCTCGCCCCGGTGCTGCCGCTGCTGGAGACCGTGCACACCGTGGTAGTGGTGGGCGACGGCGATGTGGAGGCCTTGAAAGGCGTGACGGTCGTGCGCTGGGACGAACTGCTCGCCGCGCAGCCCACCGAATTCGACTGGCCCGAGATCGACGAAAACTCCGCGGCGGCTATGTGTTACACCAGCGGTACCACGGGAAATCCCAAAGGCGTGGTGTACAGCCACCGGTCGAGTTACCTGCACGCGCTGAATACCTGCACAGCCAACGCACTTGACGTCAGCTGTGGTGACACTGTGTTGCCGATCGTCCCGATGTTCCACGCCAACGCGTGGGGCCTGCCGTATGCGGCACTGATGGCCGGCGCCAACGTGGTGATGCCCGACCGTTTCATGGACGGCGCCTCGTTGATCAACCTGATCGAAACGCAACGTCCCACGCTGGCCGGCGCCGTGCCGACCATCTGGAACGACGTCATGCACTGCTTGGAAAAGAATCCGGGACACGACATTTCGTCGCTGCGATTGGTCGCCTGCGGTGGTTCGGCCGTGCCGCTGTCCTTGATGAAGACCTTCGAGGAGACCTACGGCGTGCACATCCAGCAGGCCTGGGGAATGACCGAGACCTCGCCCTTGGCCACGGTGGCCAAGCCGCTGCCCGGAGTGTCCGAGGAACGGCAGTGGGAGATGCGGGTCAGTCAGGGCAGGCCGATGTGCGGCGTGGAGGTGCGCGTCGTCGATGACGGGGGCGTCCCGCTGCCCACCGACGGCGAGGCGGTCGGCGAGCTGGAGGTGCGCGGTCCGTGGATCACGGGCTCCTACTACCTGGGCCGCGACGCCGAGAAATTCGACAGCGGGTGGCTTCGCACCGGGGACGTCGGCGTGATCGACCCGCAGGGTTACGTGACGCTGACCGACCGCGCCAAGGATGTCATCAAGTCCGGTGGCGAGTGGATCTCCTCGGTGGAGTTGGAGAACCATCTCATCGCCCACCCGGCAGTGCTGGAGGCGGCCGTGGTCGGAGTGCCCGACGAGCGCTGGCAGGAGCGCCCGCTGGCGGTCGTGGTGTTGAACGAGGGAGCCTCAGCCGAGCCGGCCGAGCTTCGGGAATTCTTGGCGGACAAGGTGGTTCGCTGGTGGCTGCCCGAGCGCTGGACGTTCATCGAACAGGTGCCGCGCACCAGTGTCGGCAAGTACGACAAGAAGACCATCCGGGCTCGTCACGCCGACGGAGCCTATGAGGTGATCGAGATCTAG
- a CDS encoding response regulator — MINVLIVEDDPLIAEAHHTYLGRLEGFSVTAVAHTARDAMRAAAQAAASERPVDLVLLDIGLPDASGISLASGLSGLTPAPDIIAITSERDLEMVRAAVAHGALAYLLKPFTFAAFRDRLERYRRYRSALPSGTDAASQAEVDRALAELRVAASESARSSAKGAAPQTTEGIAAAVRDEPDGLTAEEAAKRVGVSRVTAWRYLERLADEGTVTRATEYGKAGRPRSRYRWR; from the coding sequence GTGATCAACGTCCTCATCGTCGAGGACGATCCTTTGATCGCCGAAGCCCACCACACCTATCTCGGTCGCCTGGAAGGCTTTTCCGTGACAGCAGTGGCCCATACCGCACGTGACGCGATGCGCGCCGCGGCGCAGGCCGCCGCGTCGGAGCGACCCGTGGATCTGGTTCTGCTCGACATCGGCTTGCCCGACGCCAGCGGGATCTCGTTGGCATCCGGACTTTCCGGATTGACACCCGCACCTGACATCATCGCGATCACCTCTGAGCGAGATCTCGAGATGGTGCGCGCCGCAGTCGCTCACGGCGCCCTGGCTTACCTGCTCAAACCGTTCACCTTCGCGGCGTTCCGCGATCGCCTGGAACGCTACCGCCGTTATCGTTCGGCGTTGCCGTCCGGAACCGATGCCGCCAGCCAGGCCGAGGTGGACCGAGCACTGGCTGAATTACGGGTTGCCGCAAGCGAATCTGCCAGATCTTCGGCAAAGGGCGCGGCGCCGCAGACCACCGAGGGGATTGCCGCGGCCGTGCGGGACGAACCCGACGGCCTGACGGCCGAGGAGGCAGCCAAGCGGGTCGGGGTGTCGCGGGTGACGGCGTGGCGGTATCTGGAGCGCCTGGCCGATGAAGGAACCGTCACTCGCGCTACGGAATACGGCAAGGCCGGGAGACCCCGGAGCCGCTACCGTTGGCGCTGA
- a CDS encoding TetR/AcrR family transcriptional regulator, translating into MENKRRTQEERSAATREALISAARRLWGERGYAEVGTPEIATAAGVTRGAMYHQFADKAALFLAVAEAVEQDVMVRLAEAVAASGASTPADAIRAAVDAWLEVSGDPEVRQLILLDAPSVLGWAGFRDVAQRYSLGMTEQLLAEAIKAGQLAKQPVRALAHVLIGALDEAAMAIATAEDPKKARREIRQVLHRLIDAMLTG; encoded by the coding sequence ATGGAAAACAAGAGACGTACCCAGGAAGAGCGCTCCGCGGCGACCCGTGAGGCGTTGATCTCGGCCGCCCGGCGGCTGTGGGGTGAACGCGGTTACGCAGAGGTGGGAACGCCCGAGATCGCCACCGCCGCGGGGGTGACCCGCGGCGCGATGTACCACCAATTCGCCGACAAGGCAGCGCTTTTCCTGGCGGTCGCGGAGGCGGTGGAACAGGACGTGATGGTCCGGCTGGCGGAGGCGGTGGCCGCGTCGGGCGCGAGCACGCCGGCCGACGCGATCCGGGCCGCGGTCGACGCCTGGCTGGAGGTGTCCGGTGACCCCGAGGTGCGGCAGCTGATCCTGCTCGACGCGCCGAGCGTGCTCGGCTGGGCTGGTTTCCGTGATGTCGCGCAGCGCTACAGCCTCGGTATGACCGAACAACTGCTGGCCGAGGCGATCAAGGCCGGCCAGCTCGCCAAGCAGCCGGTGCGGGCGCTGGCGCATGTGCTGATCGGTGCGCTCGACGAGGCGGCCATGGCCATCGCCACCGCCGAGGATCCGAAGAAGGCCCGCCGCGAGATCAGGCAGGTTTTACACCGATTGATCGACGCGATGTTGACGGGCTGA
- a CDS encoding C4-dicarboxylate transporter DctA, which produces MTVSADPRSEPAQPQRRDRTHWLYLAVIGAVVVGVVVGLVAPEVGKSVGVLGTMFVNLIKMMIGPIIFCTIVLGIGSVRKATTVGKVGGLAFGYFLVMSTIALTIGLVVGNLIHPGSGMHLSESSAGKGAELAEKAHEAGGLMDFVQGIIPETLFSSLTAGSVLQALFVALLVGFALQGMGSAGEPILRGIEHLQKLVFKVLIMILWLAPIGAFGAIANVVGQTGWTAVTQLLTLMLGFYVTCVLFVFGVLGILLRTVSGVSIFKLVRYLAREYLLIFSTSSSESALPRLIAKMEHLGVDRSTVGVVVPTGYSFNLDGTAIYLTMAALFIADALSAPMSVGQQIGLLVFMIVASKGAAGVTGAGLATLAGSLQAHRPDLLDGVGLIVGIDRFMSEARAVTNFSGNAVATLLVGSWTHTVDKAKVDAVLRGDDPFDELTMVDDHSPAAAQPAHV; this is translated from the coding sequence ATGACCGTGTCCGCAGACCCGCGATCAGAGCCGGCGCAGCCGCAGCGTCGCGACCGCACGCACTGGCTCTACCTCGCGGTGATCGGGGCCGTCGTCGTCGGTGTGGTGGTCGGACTCGTGGCACCCGAGGTGGGCAAGAGCGTCGGCGTGCTCGGCACCATGTTCGTCAACCTGATCAAGATGATGATCGGCCCCATCATCTTCTGCACGATCGTGTTGGGCATCGGCTCGGTACGCAAGGCCACCACCGTCGGGAAGGTCGGTGGTCTGGCCTTCGGCTACTTCCTGGTGATGTCCACGATCGCGCTGACCATCGGCCTGGTGGTCGGTAACCTGATCCACCCCGGCAGCGGAATGCATCTGTCGGAGAGTTCGGCGGGAAAGGGCGCCGAGCTCGCCGAGAAGGCGCATGAGGCCGGTGGCCTGATGGATTTCGTCCAGGGCATCATCCCGGAGACGCTGTTCTCGTCGCTGACCGCCGGAAGCGTGCTGCAGGCCTTGTTCGTGGCGCTGCTGGTCGGGTTCGCGCTGCAGGGCATGGGCAGCGCCGGCGAACCGATCCTGCGCGGCATCGAGCACCTGCAGAAACTCGTGTTCAAGGTGCTGATCATGATCCTGTGGCTGGCGCCGATCGGAGCCTTCGGCGCAATCGCCAACGTGGTCGGGCAGACGGGCTGGACCGCCGTCACCCAGCTGCTGACCCTGATGCTCGGGTTCTATGTGACCTGCGTGCTGTTCGTGTTCGGCGTCCTCGGCATCCTGCTGCGCACAGTGTCAGGGGTGTCGATCTTCAAACTCGTGCGCTACCTTGCCCGCGAGTATCTGCTGATCTTCTCGACGTCCTCCTCGGAGTCGGCGCTGCCACGGCTCATCGCCAAGATGGAGCACCTGGGTGTGGACCGCAGCACCGTCGGTGTCGTTGTGCCGACCGGATATTCGTTCAATCTCGACGGCACCGCGATCTACCTCACCATGGCGGCGCTGTTCATCGCCGACGCGCTGAGCGCCCCGATGTCGGTGGGGCAACAGATCGGTCTGCTGGTGTTCATGATCGTCGCGTCGAAGGGTGCGGCCGGGGTGACGGGCGCCGGACTGGCCACGCTGGCCGGCAGCCTACAGGCCCACCGCCCCGATCTGCTCGACGGCGTCGGGCTGATCGTCGGCATCGACAGGTTCATGTCCGAAGCCCGCGCGGTGACCAACTTCTCCGGCAACGCGGTGGCGACCCTGCTCGTCGGCTCGTGGACGCACACCGTGGACAAGGCCAAGGTCGATGCGGTGCTGCGCGGTGACGATCCGTTCGACGAACTCACCATGGTCGACGACCACTCCCCGGCCGCTGCCCAACCTGCGCACGTCTAG
- a CDS encoding zinc-binding dehydrogenase: MGPTMRAERFYADTKRVVVEDVPIPEPGPGEVLVEVAFCGICHSDLSLINGTFPAQAPVVTQGHEASGTIARLGPDVTGWAEGDRVIVAAGRPCMACPNCRRGDIANCMRIQLMAFAYDGAWAEYTLAQAVGLTRVPDNVPLEQAAILADAVSTPYGAVVRTGKVGIGESVGVWGLGGVGTHIAQLARLVGAVPVVAVDIKSEVLERALELGADYAFHADDDRLGEKIADVTGGRGLDVAFDAVGLKSTFEQALSQLTVGGRLIAVGMSSQEPTIGPTSMFGLTQKQVLGHLGYQNVDISTLATLVSLGRLDLSRSISEIVSLEDIALGIDKLERQEGNPIRILVRP, encoded by the coding sequence CTGGGGCCGACGATGCGGGCCGAGCGTTTCTACGCCGACACCAAAAGGGTTGTGGTGGAGGATGTTCCGATCCCGGAGCCGGGCCCGGGCGAGGTCCTGGTCGAGGTGGCGTTCTGCGGGATCTGCCATTCTGACCTCAGCTTGATCAACGGCACCTTCCCCGCGCAGGCCCCGGTGGTCACCCAGGGGCATGAGGCCTCGGGCACCATCGCCAGGCTGGGCCCGGACGTCACCGGCTGGGCCGAGGGCGACCGCGTCATCGTCGCGGCGGGCCGGCCGTGTATGGCCTGCCCGAACTGCAGACGCGGCGACATTGCCAACTGCATGCGAATCCAGTTGATGGCGTTCGCATATGACGGGGCGTGGGCGGAATACACGCTGGCCCAGGCAGTCGGCCTGACGCGCGTTCCCGACAACGTGCCGCTGGAGCAGGCCGCGATCCTGGCCGATGCGGTATCGACGCCGTACGGCGCGGTGGTGCGCACCGGCAAGGTCGGCATCGGCGAGTCGGTCGGGGTGTGGGGGCTCGGTGGCGTCGGCACGCACATCGCGCAGCTGGCCCGGCTGGTGGGCGCGGTGCCCGTAGTGGCCGTCGACATCAAGTCCGAGGTGCTGGAGCGGGCATTGGAGCTCGGCGCCGATTACGCGTTTCACGCCGACGACGACAGGCTCGGAGAGAAGATCGCCGACGTCACCGGTGGGCGTGGACTGGATGTTGCGTTCGACGCCGTGGGGCTCAAGTCGACGTTCGAGCAGGCGCTGAGCCAGCTGACCGTCGGGGGCCGGCTGATCGCCGTCGGGATGAGTTCCCAGGAACCGACCATCGGCCCGACGTCGATGTTCGGGCTGACCCAGAAACAGGTGCTCGGCCACCTGGGCTATCAGAACGTCGACATTTCCACGCTGGCCACGCTGGTATCGCTGGGGCGCCTGGACCTTTCCCGCTCGATCAGCGAGATCGTGTCGCTGGAGGACATCGCCCTCGGCATCGACAAGCTGGAACGTCAGGAGGGCAATCCGATTCGGATCCTGGTGCGGCCTTGA
- a CDS encoding class II glutamine amidotransferase — MCRLFGMHAGRRLVPATFWLLDAPDNLAEQSRQNPDGTGLGVFGPDGVAVVHKEPVAAWRDCEFATEAHDVTATTFIAHVRYASTGALDVANTHPFLQDDRIFAHNGVVEGLDALDDRIRELGVADLVEGQTDSERVFALITAAARAHHGDVGAGLVDAIGWLADNVPIYAVNLLLSTATDMWALRYPDTHELYALDRRHPDERRLRVRSPRIRAESEHLTTHPSVLFASEPMDGERWRPIEPGELVHVDADLRINTQVVFPDPPRHLLRRDDLSAKAAASQHA; from the coding sequence ATGTGCCGATTGTTCGGTATGCACGCCGGCCGCCGGCTGGTGCCGGCGACCTTCTGGCTGCTCGATGCTCCGGACAACCTCGCCGAACAGAGCAGACAAAACCCCGATGGCACCGGGCTCGGTGTTTTCGGGCCCGACGGTGTCGCCGTGGTACACAAGGAGCCCGTGGCAGCATGGCGGGATTGCGAATTCGCCACGGAGGCACATGATGTCACCGCCACCACCTTCATCGCGCACGTCCGTTATGCCTCGACGGGGGCGCTCGACGTGGCCAACACCCATCCGTTTCTCCAGGACGATCGGATCTTCGCGCACAACGGCGTCGTCGAAGGCCTGGACGCCCTCGACGACCGGATCCGCGAACTAGGGGTGGCCGACCTCGTCGAAGGTCAGACCGACTCCGAACGCGTGTTCGCGCTCATCACCGCCGCTGCCCGGGCCCATCACGGTGACGTCGGCGCGGGACTTGTCGACGCCATCGGCTGGCTGGCCGACAACGTGCCGATCTACGCCGTCAATCTCCTGCTCAGCACCGCCACCGACATGTGGGCTCTGCGCTACCCGGATACCCACGAGTTGTACGCGCTCGACCGCAGACACCCCGACGAACGAAGGCTGCGCGTACGCAGCCCGCGGATCCGCGCCGAATCCGAACACCTGACCACCCACCCGTCCGTACTGTTCGCCAGCGAGCCGATGGATGGCGAGCGCTGGCGGCCCATCGAACCCGGCGAGCTCGTGCACGTCGACGCGGATCTGCGGATCAACACCCAGGTGGTGTTCCCGGACCCGCCGCGCCACTTGCTGCGCCGCGACGACCTGTCCGCGAAGGCCGCAGCATCGCAGCACGCGTGA
- a CDS encoding lipid-transfer protein, producing MANKVFVVGVGMTKFEKPGRREGWDYPDMARESGTKALEDAGISYDQVQQGYVGYCSGDSTSGQRALYELGMTGIPIVNVNNNCSTGSTALYLAAQAIRGGLADCTIALGFEKMQPGSLQAGAQDRESPLGKHVKALAEIDEFAFPVAPWMFGAAGREHMKKYGSTAEHFAKIGFKNHKHSVNNPYAQFQDEYTLDDILAAKMISDPLTKLQCSPTSDGSGAAIVASEAFVDKHGLAGQAVEIVGQAMTTDFASTFDGSAANIIGYDMNVQAAQQVYAQSGLGPEDFQVIELHDCFSANELLLYEALGLCGEGEAPRLIDNNDTTYGGRWVVNPSGGLISKGHPLGATGLAQCSELTWQLRGTADKRQVDGVTAALQHNIGLGGAAVVTAYQRAER from the coding sequence ATGGCTAACAAAGTGTTCGTCGTCGGTGTGGGGATGACGAAGTTCGAGAAACCAGGGCGACGCGAGGGTTGGGACTACCCGGACATGGCGCGCGAGTCTGGCACCAAGGCGCTCGAGGACGCCGGCATCTCCTACGACCAGGTGCAGCAGGGCTACGTCGGGTATTGCTCGGGTGATTCCACCTCGGGTCAGCGCGCGCTGTACGAGCTGGGCATGACCGGCATCCCGATCGTCAACGTCAACAACAACTGTTCGACCGGCTCGACCGCGCTTTACCTTGCCGCACAGGCGATCCGCGGCGGACTGGCCGACTGCACCATCGCGCTGGGCTTCGAGAAGATGCAGCCCGGTTCGCTTCAGGCGGGTGCGCAGGACCGCGAATCTCCGCTGGGCAAGCACGTCAAGGCCCTGGCCGAGATCGACGAGTTCGCCTTCCCCGTCGCGCCGTGGATGTTCGGCGCCGCCGGCCGTGAGCACATGAAGAAATATGGAAGCACTGCAGAACATTTTGCAAAAATCGGCTTCAAGAACCACAAGCACTCGGTGAACAACCCCTACGCGCAGTTCCAGGACGAGTACACCCTCGACGACATCCTGGCCGCCAAGATGATCTCCGATCCGCTGACCAAGCTGCAGTGCTCCCCCACCTCCGACGGGTCGGGTGCGGCGATCGTGGCCAGCGAGGCGTTCGTCGACAAGCACGGGCTGGCCGGCCAGGCCGTCGAGATCGTCGGCCAGGCCATGACCACCGACTTCGCCTCGACCTTCGACGGCAGCGCGGCCAACATCATCGGCTACGACATGAATGTCCAAGCAGCACAGCAGGTTTACGCACAGTCCGGCCTGGGCCCGGAGGACTTCCAGGTCATCGAGCTACACGACTGCTTCTCTGCCAACGAGCTGCTGCTGTACGAAGCCCTGGGCCTGTGCGGCGAGGGTGAGGCCCCGCGGCTGATCGACAACAACGACACCACCTACGGCGGTCGTTGGGTGGTCAACCCGTCGGGCGGGCTGATCTCCAAGGGCCACCCGCTGGGTGCGACGGGTCTGGCCCAGTGCTCCGAGCTGACCTGGCAGTTGCGCGGCACCGCCGACAAGCGCCAGGTCGACGGCGTCACCGCCGCACTCCAGCACAACATCGGCCTCGGCGGCGCCGCCGTCGTGACGGCCTACCAGCGCGCAGAGCGCTAG
- a CDS encoding NAD(P)H-dependent amine dehydrogenase family protein, which yields MTLKVVQWATGGVGVAAIRGVLEHPDLELVGCWVHSDSKNGKDVGELIGTEPLGVTATNSVEEILALEADAVIYSPLIPNPDEVAALLRSGKNVITPVGWLYPSEKQAAPMREAALEGNATLHGTGIAPGGISEKFPLVFSAMATGVNFVRAEEFSDLRTYDAPDVVRHVMGFGGTPDTALSGPMQKMLDGGFIQAVKMVVDHVGFKIDPRIRATQEIAVATAPIDSPIGVIEPGQVAGRKFHWEALVDDKPVVRVTVNWLMGEENLDPAWTFGPAGQRYEMEVRGNPDFTVIIKGFQSEAGEDGPESGVVATAAHCVNSVPAVCAAAPGVVTYPDLPLISGKAAPGLR from the coding sequence TTGACGCTCAAAGTCGTGCAGTGGGCAACCGGTGGCGTCGGTGTGGCCGCCATCAGGGGCGTGCTCGAACACCCCGACCTGGAGCTGGTCGGCTGCTGGGTGCACTCGGACTCCAAGAACGGCAAGGACGTCGGCGAGCTCATCGGCACCGAGCCGCTCGGGGTCACCGCGACCAACAGCGTCGAGGAGATCCTGGCACTCGAGGCCGACGCGGTGATCTACTCGCCGCTGATCCCCAACCCCGACGAGGTGGCGGCGCTGCTGCGCTCGGGCAAGAACGTCATCACCCCCGTCGGCTGGCTGTACCCGAGTGAGAAGCAGGCCGCGCCGATGCGGGAAGCCGCCTTGGAAGGCAACGCCACGCTGCACGGCACCGGCATCGCCCCCGGCGGCATCAGCGAGAAGTTCCCGCTGGTGTTCTCTGCGATGGCCACCGGGGTGAACTTCGTTCGCGCCGAAGAGTTCTCCGATCTGCGGACCTATGATGCGCCCGACGTGGTGCGCCACGTCATGGGATTCGGCGGAACACCCGACACCGCCCTTAGCGGGCCCATGCAGAAGATGCTCGACGGCGGCTTCATCCAGGCCGTGAAGATGGTCGTCGACCACGTCGGATTCAAGATCGACCCGCGGATCCGGGCGACCCAGGAGATCGCGGTGGCCACCGCGCCCATCGACTCACCGATCGGTGTGATCGAACCCGGCCAGGTGGCCGGCCGCAAATTCCACTGGGAGGCCCTCGTCGATGACAAGCCGGTCGTCCGGGTCACCGTGAACTGGCTGATGGGCGAGGAAAACCTGGACCCCGCATGGACTTTCGGTCCGGCCGGGCAGCGTTACGAGATGGAGGTCCGGGGCAACCCGGACTTCACGGTCATCATCAAGGGCTTCCAGTCCGAGGCCGGCGAGGACGGTCCCGAGTCGGGTGTCGTCGCCACCGCCGCGCACTGCGTCAACTCGGTGCCCGCGGTGTGCGCTGCCGCGCCCGGTGTGGTGACCTACCCGGATCTGCCGCTGATCAGCGGGAAGGCAGCGCCCGGTCTGCGGTGA